The Paramisgurnus dabryanus chromosome 3, PD_genome_1.1, whole genome shotgun sequence genome includes a window with the following:
- the casc3 gene encoding protein CASC3 isoform X1 — MADRRRRRRRASQDSEEEDESASGSEGGRPSSPGGKARGRDPEPVETPAERVVAKSDDESECESEDGVGEAVLSDYDSADLEENESHTEGGEEEEEGEHFSTEEASRPAAEPKPAVDAPVEELEAEESDGGMKEGKADEKENLAGERQSGDGQAETKLETGPKCLQESTEDPENKSDSKGSQKLDDDEDRKNPAYIPRKGLFFEHDVRGQTQEEERPKGRHRKLWKDEGRWEHDKFHEDEQAPKSREELISLYGYDIRNGTGPSEGRSYRSRKPRHGSPNREPRRQRDGERSVRTTWQGPPPGHRNAPRPVPLQSGSSTAPPAASRTTGRTSTQPPLRSFHSNRAPSAPHRTEGRGYPKPGLDGPPGRGVRTHPGEGERGPRLKGRGSYSTYADRSQDLLVEDIQSEEDEEGEIPLATTTYTAHHYKTERDRVPSPRKQEPGAVAEGSSAAGQMRESSPPQERQVEKKSYSLARRATRTRPSDLSKQASLDDSSSTVQQAATSAKGESWQEQSDTGTQGGLTGLDQDLARLSLTGQNWAQSPPSYLQAEMRGIRGSMHMGGGPPQYGNMEEMGVGGGRAKRYSSQRQRPVPEPAPMHIGVMEGHYYEPMSFQGPIYAHGDNPAALPPQGMLVQPEIHMPHPTHPGHPALHPHQSGGPMPNPALYAAPPVSMSPGQPPPQQLLPPPFYPPPGVMTFGNTNYPYPAGATLPPMYPNPQAQSQVFGGVTYYDTVHQQAQPKRSPPRRSSHPVTVRPPPPEDQSRNPAEEIRS; from the exons ATGGCGGACCGGCGGCGACGGAGACGGCGCGCCTCTCAGGATAGCGAGGAGGAGGACGAGTCTGCCTCGGGCTCCGAGGGCGGCAGACCCTCATCGCCCGGCGGGAAGGCTCGCGGAAGAGATCCCGAGCCGGTTGAAACGCCAGCGGAACGCGTCGTGGCCAAAAGCGACGATGAGTCggagtgt GAAAGTGAAGATGGCGTAGGTGAAG CTGTGTTATCAGACTATGACAGCGCCGATCTGGAGGAGAATGAATCGCATACCGAG GGAggtgaggaagaggaggagggtGAGCATTTTAGCACAGAAGAGGCTTCACGGCCTGCTGCAGAACCCAAACCTGCTGTGGACGCCCCTGTGGAGGAGCTGGAGGCCGAAGAAAGCGATGGAGGGATGAAGGAAGGTAAAGCGGACGAGAAGGAAAATCTAGCCGGAGAGAGGCAGAGTGGTGATGGACAG GCCGAAACTAAGCTTGAGACCGGCCCTAAATGTTTACAGGAAAGCACAGAGGACCCTGAGAATAAATCGGACAGTAAAGGCAGCCAGAAGCTGGACGATGATGAAGACAGGAAGAATCCAGCATACATCCCTCGAAAAGGGCTCTTTTTTGAGCATGATGTCAGAGGTCAGACTCAAGAAGAAGAGAG GCCTAAAGGCAGGCACAGGAAGTTGTGGAAGGACGAAGGTCGTTGGGAACATGACAAGTTTCATGAAGATGAGCAGGCACCAAAATCCCGCGAAGAGCTTATTTCTCTTTACGGTTATGACATACGCAATGGCACGGGACCAAGTGAAGGACGATCGTACCGTTCTCGAAAACCCAG ACATGGTTCGCCCAATCGAGAGCCTAGGCGCCAACGTGACGGCGAAAGGTCTGTTCGTACCACGTGGCAGGGCCCCCCTCCTGGCCATCGCAATGCCCCTCGGCCTGTTCCCCTACAGTCAGGGTCATCCACTGCTCCCCCCGCGGCTTCCAGAACCACTGGACGAACCTCAACTCAGCCCCCTCTGCGTAGTTTCCACAGCAATCGAGCCCCATCGGCCCCGCACAGGACAGAAGGTCGAGGATACCCGAAACCGGGTCTGGACGGCCCGCCGGGTCGGGGTGTGCGGACTCATCCTGGGGAGGGTGAGAGGGGCCCGAGGCTTAAGGGCCGGGGCAGTTACTCCACCTATGCTGATCGTAGCCAGGATCTGCTGGTGGAAGACATTCAAAGTGAGGAAGATGAGGAGGGTGAAATTCCACTGGCAACAACTACATACACCGCTCATCACTACAAGACTGAAAGAGATAGGGTCCCATCGCCACGGAAACAGGAGCCAGGAGCGGTGGCGGAAGGAAGCAGTGCGGCAGGACAAATGCGAGAATCGTCTCCTCCTCAAGAGAGACAAGTGGAGAAAAAATCGTACTCGCTTGCACGGAGGGCGACACGAACTCGGCCGTCTGACCTCAGCAAGCAGGCGTCCTTGGATGATTCTTCATCGACGGTGCAGCAAGCGGCAACATCGGCGAAGGGCGAGTCGTGGCAGGAGCAGAGCGACACGGGAACGCAAGGTGGACTGACAGGGCTTGACCAAGACCTGGCCCGTCTTAGCCTGACGGGACAGAACTGGGCCCAGAGCCCACCCTCCTACCTACAGGCTGAGATGAGGG GAATCCGTGGTTCAATGCACATGGGTGGAGGCCCTCCACAATATGGAAACATGGAGGAAATG GGTGTCGGTGGTGGCCGGGCAAAGCGGTATTCATCACAGCGTCAGAGGCCGGTTCCCGAACCTGCGCCCATGCACATAGGAGTCATGGAGGGTCATTATTATGAACCCA TGTCTTTCCAGGGACCAATCTACGCACATGGGGACAACCCagcagccctcccccctcaagGCATGCTTGTTCAGCCCGAGATCCACATGCCGCACCCCACTCACCCTGGACACCCAG CCTTACATCCGCACCAATCAGGAGGACCCATGCCCAATCCGGCTCTTTATGCTGCTCCACCCGTATCTATGTCACCCGGGCAACCGCCTCCACAGCAGCTTCTACCCCCACCCTTCTATCCCCCTCCAGGTGTCATGACCTTCGGGAACACCAACTACCCATATCCCGCTGGAGCAACACTACCTCCAATGTACCCCAACCCCCAG GCACAGTCGCAGGTCTTTGGTGGGGTGACGTACTATGACACGGTTCATCAGCAAGCTCAGCCCAAACGCTCCCCACCCCGGCGGTCTTCTCATCCTGTTACTGTCAGACCTCCACCTCCTGAG GACCAGAGCAGAAATCCAGCTGAGGAGATTCGCTCCTAG
- the casc3 gene encoding protein CASC3 isoform X2 yields MADRRRRRRRASQDSEEEDESASGSEGGRPSSPGGKARGRDPEPVETPAERVVAKSDDESECESEDGVGEAVLSDYDSADLEENESHTEGGEEEEEGEHFSTEEASRPAAEPKPAVDAPVEELEAEESDGGMKEGKADEKENLAGERQSGDGQESTEDPENKSDSKGSQKLDDDEDRKNPAYIPRKGLFFEHDVRGQTQEEERPKGRHRKLWKDEGRWEHDKFHEDEQAPKSREELISLYGYDIRNGTGPSEGRSYRSRKPRHGSPNREPRRQRDGERSVRTTWQGPPPGHRNAPRPVPLQSGSSTAPPAASRTTGRTSTQPPLRSFHSNRAPSAPHRTEGRGYPKPGLDGPPGRGVRTHPGEGERGPRLKGRGSYSTYADRSQDLLVEDIQSEEDEEGEIPLATTTYTAHHYKTERDRVPSPRKQEPGAVAEGSSAAGQMRESSPPQERQVEKKSYSLARRATRTRPSDLSKQASLDDSSSTVQQAATSAKGESWQEQSDTGTQGGLTGLDQDLARLSLTGQNWAQSPPSYLQAEMRGIRGSMHMGGGPPQYGNMEEMGVGGGRAKRYSSQRQRPVPEPAPMHIGVMEGHYYEPMSFQGPIYAHGDNPAALPPQGMLVQPEIHMPHPTHPGHPALHPHQSGGPMPNPALYAAPPVSMSPGQPPPQQLLPPPFYPPPGVMTFGNTNYPYPAGATLPPMYPNPQAQSQVFGGVTYYDTVHQQAQPKRSPPRRSSHPVTVRPPPPEDQSRNPAEEIRS; encoded by the exons ATGGCGGACCGGCGGCGACGGAGACGGCGCGCCTCTCAGGATAGCGAGGAGGAGGACGAGTCTGCCTCGGGCTCCGAGGGCGGCAGACCCTCATCGCCCGGCGGGAAGGCTCGCGGAAGAGATCCCGAGCCGGTTGAAACGCCAGCGGAACGCGTCGTGGCCAAAAGCGACGATGAGTCggagtgt GAAAGTGAAGATGGCGTAGGTGAAG CTGTGTTATCAGACTATGACAGCGCCGATCTGGAGGAGAATGAATCGCATACCGAG GGAggtgaggaagaggaggagggtGAGCATTTTAGCACAGAAGAGGCTTCACGGCCTGCTGCAGAACCCAAACCTGCTGTGGACGCCCCTGTGGAGGAGCTGGAGGCCGAAGAAAGCGATGGAGGGATGAAGGAAGGTAAAGCGGACGAGAAGGAAAATCTAGCCGGAGAGAGGCAGAGTGGTGATGGACAG GAAAGCACAGAGGACCCTGAGAATAAATCGGACAGTAAAGGCAGCCAGAAGCTGGACGATGATGAAGACAGGAAGAATCCAGCATACATCCCTCGAAAAGGGCTCTTTTTTGAGCATGATGTCAGAGGTCAGACTCAAGAAGAAGAGAG GCCTAAAGGCAGGCACAGGAAGTTGTGGAAGGACGAAGGTCGTTGGGAACATGACAAGTTTCATGAAGATGAGCAGGCACCAAAATCCCGCGAAGAGCTTATTTCTCTTTACGGTTATGACATACGCAATGGCACGGGACCAAGTGAAGGACGATCGTACCGTTCTCGAAAACCCAG ACATGGTTCGCCCAATCGAGAGCCTAGGCGCCAACGTGACGGCGAAAGGTCTGTTCGTACCACGTGGCAGGGCCCCCCTCCTGGCCATCGCAATGCCCCTCGGCCTGTTCCCCTACAGTCAGGGTCATCCACTGCTCCCCCCGCGGCTTCCAGAACCACTGGACGAACCTCAACTCAGCCCCCTCTGCGTAGTTTCCACAGCAATCGAGCCCCATCGGCCCCGCACAGGACAGAAGGTCGAGGATACCCGAAACCGGGTCTGGACGGCCCGCCGGGTCGGGGTGTGCGGACTCATCCTGGGGAGGGTGAGAGGGGCCCGAGGCTTAAGGGCCGGGGCAGTTACTCCACCTATGCTGATCGTAGCCAGGATCTGCTGGTGGAAGACATTCAAAGTGAGGAAGATGAGGAGGGTGAAATTCCACTGGCAACAACTACATACACCGCTCATCACTACAAGACTGAAAGAGATAGGGTCCCATCGCCACGGAAACAGGAGCCAGGAGCGGTGGCGGAAGGAAGCAGTGCGGCAGGACAAATGCGAGAATCGTCTCCTCCTCAAGAGAGACAAGTGGAGAAAAAATCGTACTCGCTTGCACGGAGGGCGACACGAACTCGGCCGTCTGACCTCAGCAAGCAGGCGTCCTTGGATGATTCTTCATCGACGGTGCAGCAAGCGGCAACATCGGCGAAGGGCGAGTCGTGGCAGGAGCAGAGCGACACGGGAACGCAAGGTGGACTGACAGGGCTTGACCAAGACCTGGCCCGTCTTAGCCTGACGGGACAGAACTGGGCCCAGAGCCCACCCTCCTACCTACAGGCTGAGATGAGGG GAATCCGTGGTTCAATGCACATGGGTGGAGGCCCTCCACAATATGGAAACATGGAGGAAATG GGTGTCGGTGGTGGCCGGGCAAAGCGGTATTCATCACAGCGTCAGAGGCCGGTTCCCGAACCTGCGCCCATGCACATAGGAGTCATGGAGGGTCATTATTATGAACCCA TGTCTTTCCAGGGACCAATCTACGCACATGGGGACAACCCagcagccctcccccctcaagGCATGCTTGTTCAGCCCGAGATCCACATGCCGCACCCCACTCACCCTGGACACCCAG CCTTACATCCGCACCAATCAGGAGGACCCATGCCCAATCCGGCTCTTTATGCTGCTCCACCCGTATCTATGTCACCCGGGCAACCGCCTCCACAGCAGCTTCTACCCCCACCCTTCTATCCCCCTCCAGGTGTCATGACCTTCGGGAACACCAACTACCCATATCCCGCTGGAGCAACACTACCTCCAATGTACCCCAACCCCCAG GCACAGTCGCAGGTCTTTGGTGGGGTGACGTACTATGACACGGTTCATCAGCAAGCTCAGCCCAAACGCTCCCCACCCCGGCGGTCTTCTCATCCTGTTACTGTCAGACCTCCACCTCCTGAG GACCAGAGCAGAAATCCAGCTGAGGAGATTCGCTCCTAG